The genomic window ATAAGATTGTCAAATAACAGAATATCGAGATCAATAATACGTGGTCCCCAGTGATAAGAATTTTCCCTGCCCATCTTTTTTTCTATATCTTTCAATAAGTTTAATAATTCAACTGGATTCATTACAGTCTCTATTTCTATCACCATGTTAAGGAATAATGGCTGATTATTAACACCCCATGGCTCAGTTTCATAAATAGATGATCGTTTTATTACTGTAATATGCTCTTTTTCCATTAATTCAATAGCAGCCAGGCAGTTTTTTACTCGATCTCCAAGATTTGAGCCGATACCAATATAAGCTATAGACATATCTATTTCTATTAGAGAATCTTCTGCATCCTGTCAGTAGCTTCCTGAATGCGCGCTGAAGGTGCGGTAAGTGCAAACCTCACAAATCCTTCCCCT from Nitrospirota bacterium includes these protein-coding regions:
- the folK gene encoding 2-amino-4-hydroxy-6-hydroxymethyldihydropteridine diphosphokinase; translated protein: MSIAYIGIGSNLGDRVKNCLAAIELMEKEHITVIKRSSIYETEPWGVNNQPLFLNMVIEIETVMNPVELLNLLKDIEKKMGRENSYHWGPRIIDLDILLFDNLIVNMDNLRIPHPFLHKRDFVLRPLKEIAPDIIHPLLKRRIDEIFRNLHGIKNGDS